From Pseudomonas hefeiensis, one genomic window encodes:
- the aroC gene encoding chorismate synthase, with protein MSGNTYGKLFTVTTAGESHGPALVAIVDGCPPGLEISLDDLQRDLDRRKPGTSRHTTQRQEADEVEILSGVFEGRTTGCAIGLLIRNTDQKSKDYSAIKDLFRPAHADYTYHHKYGERDYRGGGRSSARETAMRVAAGAIAKKYLASQGIVIRGYMSQLGPIEIPFKTWESVEQNAFFCPDPDKVPVLEAYMDQLRRDQDSVGAKITVVAEGVMPGLGEPIFDRLDAELAHALMSINAVKGVEIGAGFACVAQRGTEHRDELTPQGFLSNNAGGILGGISSGQPIVAHLALKPTSSITTPGRSIDIHGNPVDVITKGRHDPCVGIRATPIAEAMMAIVLMDHLLRHRGQNADVRVNTPVLGQL; from the coding sequence ATGTCCGGCAATACCTACGGCAAGCTGTTCACCGTTACCACCGCGGGCGAAAGCCATGGCCCGGCGTTGGTCGCCATTGTCGACGGCTGTCCGCCGGGCCTGGAGATTTCCCTGGACGATCTGCAGCGTGACCTGGACCGGCGCAAGCCGGGCACCAGCCGCCACACCACCCAGCGCCAGGAAGCCGATGAAGTCGAAATCCTCTCCGGCGTGTTCGAAGGACGCACCACCGGCTGCGCCATTGGCCTGCTGATTCGCAACACCGACCAGAAGTCCAAGGACTACTCGGCCATCAAGGATCTGTTCCGCCCGGCCCACGCCGACTACACCTACCACCATAAATACGGCGAGCGCGACTACCGTGGCGGCGGCCGCAGTTCGGCCCGGGAAACCGCGATGCGCGTGGCGGCCGGTGCGATTGCCAAGAAGTACCTGGCCAGCCAGGGCATTGTGATCCGTGGCTACATGAGCCAGTTGGGTCCCATCGAAATCCCGTTCAAGACCTGGGAGTCGGTGGAACAGAATGCCTTCTTCTGCCCCGACCCGGACAAGGTGCCGGTCCTTGAGGCCTACATGGACCAATTGCGTCGCGACCAGGATTCGGTCGGCGCGAAGATCACCGTGGTGGCCGAAGGTGTGATGCCGGGCCTGGGCGAGCCGATTTTCGACCGTCTCGACGCCGAACTGGCCCACGCGCTGATGAGCATCAACGCGGTGAAGGGCGTGGAAATCGGCGCCGGTTTCGCTTGTGTCGCCCAGCGCGGCACCGAGCACCGCGACGAGCTGACCCCGCAAGGTTTCCTGAGTAACAATGCTGGCGGCATCCTCGGTGGCATCTCCTCGGGCCAGCCGATCGTGGCGCACCTGGCATTGAAGCCCACCTCCAGCATCACCACGCCGGGGCGTTCCATCGACATCCATGGCAACCCGGTGGACGTCATCACCAAGGGCCGTCATGACCCGTGCGTCGGCATCCGCGCCACGCCAATCGCCGAGGCGATGATGGCGATCGTGCTGATGGACCACCTGCTGCGTCATCGCGGCCAGAACGCCGATGTGCGGGTTAACACCCCGGTGCTGGGCCAGCTTTGA
- a CDS encoding MFS transporter, which translates to MAALPYWRLSSFYLFYFALLGSTAPFLALYFDHLGFNAARIGELVAIPMLMRCVAPNIWGWLGDYTGRRLAIVRFGAICTLLTFSLIFIDQSYAWLALVMALHAFFWHAVLPQFEVITLAHLSGQTSRYSQIRLWGSIGFIITVVVLGRLFEWLSLDIYPVALVLIMGGIVLASFWVPNAQPTQGPRVAGEGFLRQLRNPGVLAFYGCVGLMQVSHGPYYTFLTLHLEGLGYSRGLIGMLWAIGVVAEVLIFLLMSRILARFSVRRVLLVSFLLAALRWLLLGSLAEFLWVLLFAQVLHAATFGSFHAAAIHFVQRSFGPRQQGQGQALYAALAGMGGALGALYSGYSWNALGASWTFSIASLAAFAAAVIIATRMQEDRP; encoded by the coding sequence ATGGCGGCTCTGCCGTACTGGCGGCTCTCCAGTTTCTATCTGTTCTATTTCGCGCTGCTCGGTTCGACGGCGCCGTTTTTGGCGTTGTATTTCGATCATCTGGGGTTCAACGCGGCGCGCATTGGCGAGCTGGTGGCGATTCCCATGCTGATGCGCTGCGTGGCACCGAACATCTGGGGCTGGTTGGGGGATTACACCGGCCGGCGCCTGGCGATCGTGCGTTTTGGCGCGATCTGCACGTTGCTCACGTTTTCGCTGATCTTCATCGACCAGAGCTACGCCTGGCTGGCGCTGGTCATGGCGCTGCACGCGTTCTTCTGGCACGCGGTGTTGCCGCAGTTCGAAGTCATTACTCTGGCCCACTTGAGCGGGCAAACGTCGCGCTACAGCCAGATCCGCCTGTGGGGTTCCATCGGCTTTATCATCACCGTGGTCGTGCTCGGCCGGCTGTTTGAATGGCTGAGCCTGGACATCTACCCAGTGGCACTGGTGCTGATCATGGGCGGTATCGTGCTCGCCAGCTTCTGGGTCCCCAATGCCCAACCGACCCAGGGGCCGCGAGTGGCGGGGGAAGGTTTTCTGCGGCAACTGCGCAACCCTGGCGTACTGGCGTTTTATGGGTGCGTAGGGCTGATGCAGGTCAGTCACGGGCCGTATTACACCTTTCTGACGCTGCACCTGGAAGGCCTGGGCTACAGTCGCGGTCTGATCGGTATGCTCTGGGCCATTGGCGTGGTGGCGGAAGTCTTGATTTTCCTGCTGATGAGCCGGATCCTGGCACGGTTTTCCGTGCGCCGGGTGCTGCTGGTGAGTTTCCTGCTGGCGGCGTTGCGTTGGCTGCTACTGGGCTCACTGGCCGAATTTCTCTGGGTCCTGTTGTTTGCCCAGGTGTTGCACGCGGCGACCTTCGGCAGTTTTCACGCAGCTGCCATCCATTTCGTGCAACGTAGCTTCGGCCCACGCCAGCAAGGCCAGGGCCAGGCGTTGTACGCCGCCCTGGCCGGCATGGGCGGGGCGTTGGGCGCGTTGTATTCCGGCTACAGCTGGAACGCCCTGGGTGCCAGCTGGACTTTCAGCATCGCCAGCCTCGCAGCCTTCGCTGCAGCCGTTATCATTGCCACACGTATGCAAGAGGACAGGCCATGA
- a CDS encoding methylthioribulose 1-phosphate dehydratase, with product MSLTREQLAREIIDAGRFLYGRGWSPATSSNYSTRLAPDQALLTVSGKHKGQLGLDDVLATDLDGNSLERGKTPSAETLLHTQLYRWRPEIGAVLHTHSVNATVLSRLTKQAFIDFEDYELQKAFSGVSTHQSCVRVPIFDNDQDIARLAGQVQPWLEAHPDCVGYLIRGHGLYTWGPSMNDALRQIEAFEFLFECELKTRALLNR from the coding sequence ATGAGCCTTACCCGTGAACAGCTCGCCCGGGAAATCATCGACGCCGGGCGTTTTTTGTATGGCCGCGGCTGGTCCCCGGCCACCAGTAGCAACTATTCGACCCGGCTTGCCCCTGACCAGGCCTTGCTCACCGTGTCCGGCAAGCACAAGGGGCAACTGGGCCTGGATGATGTGCTCGCCACCGACCTGGATGGCAACAGCCTGGAGCGCGGCAAGACACCCTCCGCCGAAACCCTGCTGCACACCCAGCTGTATCGCTGGCGCCCGGAGATCGGCGCCGTGTTGCACACCCATTCGGTGAATGCCACGGTGTTGTCGCGCCTGACAAAGCAAGCCTTCATCGACTTCGAAGACTACGAATTGCAAAAAGCCTTCAGCGGTGTGTCGACCCACCAATCCTGTGTCCGCGTGCCGATTTTCGACAACGACCAGGACATCGCACGCCTGGCCGGCCAGGTGCAGCCGTGGCTCGAGGCTCACCCCGATTGCGTCGGCTACCTGATTCGCGGTCATGGGTTGTATACCTGGGGACCGAGCATGAACGATGCCCTGCGCCAGATCGAAGCGTTCGAGTTTCTGTTTGAGTGTGAGCTCAAGACCCGCGCACTCCTGAACCGTTAA
- a CDS encoding 1,2-dihydroxy-3-keto-5-methylthiopentene dioxygenase: protein MSSLSVYHVSSPDIPNKVLTHFEDIAATLADKGVRFDRWEAATKIQPGAGQDEVIAAYKTQIDQLMTEHGYVTVDVISLNSDHPQKAELRAKFLDEHRHGEDEVRFFVAGRGLFTLHIDDYVYAVLCEKNDLISVPAGTPHWFDMGEHPHFVAIRLFNNPEGWVAKFTGEDIASRFPRLED, encoded by the coding sequence ATGAGCAGCCTGTCCGTCTATCACGTCTCAAGCCCCGACATTCCGAACAAGGTGCTGACCCACTTCGAAGACATCGCCGCGACCCTGGCTGATAAAGGTGTTCGCTTCGACCGCTGGGAAGCGGCGACGAAAATCCAGCCCGGCGCCGGCCAAGACGAAGTGATTGCCGCCTACAAGACCCAGATCGACCAATTGATGACCGAGCATGGCTACGTCACGGTCGACGTCATCAGCCTCAACAGCGATCACCCGCAAAAAGCCGAACTGCGGGCCAAATTCCTCGATGAACATCGCCATGGTGAGGACGAAGTACGATTTTTCGTCGCCGGTCGTGGCCTGTTTACCCTGCACATCGACGACTACGTCTACGCGGTACTGTGTGAAAAGAACGACCTGATCTCGGTGCCCGCGGGTACGCCGCACTGGTTCGACATGGGCGAGCATCCGCATTTCGTTGCCATTCGCCTGTTCAATAACCCGGAAGGTTGGGTGGCGAAGTTCACTGGCGAGGACATCGCCAGCCGTTTTCCGCGCCTGGAGGACTGA
- the mtnC gene encoding acireductone synthase, whose protein sequence is MPIKAILTDIEGTTSAVSFVFDVLFPYAARHLPDFVRQHAGRADVAEQLAAVRQDNGEPGADIERVIAILLEWIAEDRKATPLKALQGMVWEQGYQAGQLKGHVYPDAVQALQRWHQEGLRLFVYSSGSIQAQKLIFGCSEAGDLSPLFSGYFDTTSGPKREVQSYQRISAAVGVAPEEILFLSDIVQELDAARDAGMATCGLAREGGELPGHVTVDSFARIDPARF, encoded by the coding sequence GTGCCGATCAAAGCCATTCTCACTGACATCGAAGGCACCACCAGCGCGGTGAGTTTCGTGTTCGATGTGTTGTTTCCATATGCCGCCAGGCATCTTCCGGATTTCGTTCGCCAGCATGCCGGCCGCGCCGACGTGGCCGAGCAATTGGCAGCGGTGCGTCAGGACAATGGTGAGCCGGGGGCTGACATCGAGCGCGTCATCGCGATCCTGCTGGAGTGGATCGCCGAAGACCGCAAGGCCACGCCGCTCAAGGCGTTGCAGGGCATGGTCTGGGAGCAGGGGTATCAGGCCGGGCAGTTGAAAGGGCACGTTTACCCGGATGCGGTGCAGGCGCTACAGCGCTGGCATCAGGAAGGTTTACGGCTGTTCGTTTATTCCTCGGGCTCGATCCAGGCACAGAAGCTGATTTTCGGCTGTTCCGAGGCTGGCGATCTGTCACCGTTGTTCAGTGGTTATTTTGACACCACGTCGGGGCCCAAGCGGGAAGTGCAGTCCTACCAGCGCATCAGCGCGGCGGTGGGCGTAGCCCCGGAGGAGATTCTGTTTCTGTCGGATATCGTCCAGGAGCTGGACGCGGCCCGTGATGCCGGCATGGCCACATGCGGATTGGCGCGCGAGGGCGGTGAGCTGCCAGGGCATGTCACGGTGGACAGTTTTGCCCGGATTGATCCTGCGCGTTTTTGA
- a CDS encoding DUF3509 domain-containing protein — MNMIQEKFASLFSNYEVTTQARPDGGILLTLRNSEGKLFKRTISYAQLHAGDQLSWAISAIRRDLAEQASELPQIAMLQSQHRFALPTYHSA; from the coding sequence ATGAACATGATTCAAGAAAAGTTTGCGTCCCTGTTTTCCAACTACGAAGTGACCACCCAGGCCCGTCCGGATGGCGGTATCCTGCTGACCCTGCGCAACAGCGAAGGCAAACTGTTTAAACGCACAATTTCCTACGCTCAGTTGCACGCCGGGGACCAACTGTCCTGGGCGATCAGCGCGATCCGTCGCGACCTGGCGGAACAGGCCAGCGAGTTGCCACAGATCGCCATGCTGCAAAGCCAGCATCGTTTTGCGCTGCCGACCTATCACAGCGCCTGA